A single genomic interval of Asinibacterium sp. OR53 harbors:
- a CDS encoding rhodanese-like domain-containing protein, with protein MKYPFFFLLTGLFLFGNIATAQNNEPWTSSQLMAPAFLAEKITSNQANDMLVLCVGPGALIKGSVNIGAAHEAGNIQKLKDYLKGVKKDTEVIIYCGCCPFDRCPNIRPAFTALKEMGFNNARLLDLPKNIKADWLDKNYPAAGNSDHN; from the coding sequence ATGAAGTACCCGTTTTTCTTCCTCCTTACCGGTCTGTTCCTGTTTGGGAATATCGCAACAGCACAAAACAACGAACCCTGGACAAGCAGCCAGTTAATGGCGCCGGCCTTTCTTGCCGAAAAAATCACCAGCAACCAGGCCAATGATATGCTTGTTTTATGCGTTGGTCCCGGAGCGCTGATCAAAGGATCAGTAAACATTGGCGCTGCGCATGAAGCGGGCAACATTCAAAAATTAAAAGACTATTTAAAAGGGGTAAAAAAAGATACGGAAGTGATCATTTATTGCGGTTGTTGTCCGTTCGACAGATGTCCGAATATCCGGCCCGCCTTTACCGCATTAAAAGAAATGGGATTCAACAATGCACGGCTGCTCGATCTGCCTAAGAATATCAAAGCAGACTGGCTGGATAAAAATTATCCAGCTGCCGGCAACAGCGATCACAATTGA
- the galB gene encoding beta-galactosidase GalB, whose protein sequence is MNRLLGLIVTMALFGCVSFVSVAQNHPPIVRMGNANTQSFDADWLFNRFGLQPDGTRKDEPAAVEATAYNDHAWQKLDLPHDWAITGPFRIELAGETGKLPWKGIGWYRKHFVVPAADAGKKIFIDFDGAMAYAQIWLNGKYVGTWPYGYSSFRMDLSPFIIAGKENVIAVRLDTEKWDSRWYPGAGIYRHVWLVKTNEVHIAHWGTTVTTPVVKDNEAVVDLKIKVNNESHQPVKAVVNTDLFELDQHNRPVKKVATTHPVIITIHAGGEALSSSQATVSNPKQWSLETPHRYQAQTTIKINNKIVDSYNTAFGIRTISFTARNGFLLNGKRVDIKGTCNHHDLGALGAAINTSALKRQLTILKEMGCNALRTSHNPPAPELLELADQMGFLVWDEAFDTWKRGKKKNDYNQLFDAWHERDLQAMVRRDKNHPSVIIWSIGNEVPDQRNVSMTQMLTDIVHKEDPTRPVSNGYNDPNGGRESGAAMAMDIMGVNYNFGKQAQWDVDPRYADKPTIGSETSSCVSSRGEYFFGKNANYQNWQVTSYDLARPGWGCIPDVQFRTNAQYPHLLGEFVWTGFDYLGEPTPYGSDETNLLNFRNDPTQQEALRQKLEELKKKNPPSRSSYFGIIDLCGFPKDRYYLYQAHWRPELPMAHILPHWNWKERTDSIVPVHVYTSGDEAELFLNGKSLGRKVKKENQDFRLIWDSVVYAPGELKVVAYKNGKRWATDLVKTTGDAARLSLQSDHQRLSNDGAELAFITVKVQDAGGLTVPRSNPAVTFTVEGPGEIIATDNGDATSFVSFQSHTRPAYNGMALVIVKARKGQLGTIKVKATSPGLASANTEITAFH, encoded by the coding sequence TTTCGATGCTGACTGGTTATTTAACCGGTTTGGATTACAGCCCGACGGAACAAGAAAAGATGAACCGGCTGCTGTGGAAGCAACTGCTTATAATGATCATGCCTGGCAGAAGCTGGACCTTCCGCACGATTGGGCCATTACAGGTCCGTTTCGCATAGAGTTGGCAGGTGAGACTGGTAAATTACCGTGGAAGGGGATCGGATGGTACCGCAAACATTTTGTAGTGCCGGCCGCAGATGCAGGTAAAAAAATATTTATCGATTTTGACGGCGCAATGGCCTATGCACAGATTTGGCTGAACGGAAAATATGTGGGCACCTGGCCTTATGGATACAGTTCATTCAGGATGGACCTGAGTCCCTTTATCATTGCTGGTAAAGAAAATGTAATTGCCGTTCGTCTGGATACAGAAAAATGGGATTCACGCTGGTACCCGGGTGCCGGCATTTATCGTCATGTATGGCTGGTAAAAACCAATGAGGTGCATATTGCCCATTGGGGCACAACTGTTACCACGCCTGTGGTTAAAGACAATGAAGCGGTGGTTGATCTGAAAATCAAAGTCAACAACGAAAGCCATCAGCCGGTGAAAGCGGTGGTAAATACCGATCTGTTCGAATTGGATCAGCACAATCGTCCTGTAAAAAAAGTAGCAACAACCCATCCTGTTATTATCACTATTCATGCAGGTGGTGAAGCACTGTCATCATCGCAGGCCACTGTATCGAATCCCAAACAATGGAGCCTCGAAACGCCACATCGTTACCAGGCGCAAACAACTATCAAAATAAACAACAAGATCGTAGACAGTTACAATACAGCGTTTGGCATACGCACCATCAGTTTTACTGCACGCAATGGTTTTTTATTGAACGGAAAGCGGGTTGATATAAAAGGAACTTGTAACCACCACGACCTGGGTGCCTTAGGAGCAGCCATCAATACCAGCGCACTGAAAAGACAACTGACAATCTTGAAAGAAATGGGATGTAATGCATTGCGCACCTCTCATAACCCTCCCGCGCCGGAATTGTTGGAACTGGCCGATCAGATGGGCTTCCTCGTTTGGGATGAAGCTTTTGATACATGGAAGAGAGGGAAGAAAAAGAACGACTATAACCAATTGTTCGATGCCTGGCATGAAAGAGATTTGCAAGCCATGGTGCGCAGGGATAAGAACCATCCTTCCGTAATCATCTGGTCAATCGGCAATGAAGTACCGGATCAGCGCAATGTATCGATGACCCAAATGCTGACCGATATTGTGCACAAAGAAGATCCTACACGCCCCGTGTCTAACGGTTATAACGATCCGAATGGCGGAAGGGAATCAGGTGCTGCAATGGCAATGGATATTATGGGGGTTAATTATAATTTCGGTAAACAGGCTCAATGGGATGTAGATCCACGCTATGCCGATAAACCTACCATCGGAAGTGAAACATCCAGTTGTGTTAGTTCACGCGGGGAATATTTTTTTGGAAAGAACGCGAACTATCAAAACTGGCAGGTGACATCTTACGACCTGGCCAGGCCGGGATGGGGTTGTATACCGGATGTGCAATTCAGAACCAATGCCCAATATCCTCACTTATTGGGTGAATTTGTCTGGACAGGATTCGATTACCTGGGAGAGCCCACACCTTATGGCTCTGATGAAACCAACCTCCTGAATTTTCGCAATGACCCCACACAACAGGAAGCATTAAGACAAAAGCTCGAAGAGCTGAAGAAAAAGAATCCGCCTTCCCGCAGCAGTTATTTTGGCATTATTGACCTCTGCGGGTTTCCCAAAGACAGGTATTATCTCTACCAGGCTCATTGGCGGCCTGAATTGCCCATGGCGCATATCCTTCCTCACTGGAACTGGAAAGAAAGAACAGATTCCATCGTGCCCGTGCATGTATATACTTCAGGAGATGAAGCAGAATTGTTCCTGAATGGCAAAAGCCTGGGTCGTAAAGTGAAAAAAGAAAACCAGGATTTTCGTTTGATATGGGACAGTGTAGTATATGCACCAGGTGAACTCAAAGTGGTTGCTTATAAAAATGGCAAACGTTGGGCTACGGATCTAGTAAAAACTACAGGCGATGCAGCCAGACTTTCCCTGCAATCAGACCATCAGCGTTTATCCAATGATGGAGCCGAACTGGCTTTTATTACGGTAAAAGTGCAGGATGCAGGTGGACTCACTGTTCCCCGCTCTAACCCTGCAGTAACCTTTACTGTAGAAGGCCCCGGCGAAATAATTGCTACCGATAACGGAGACGCCACCAGTTTTGTTTCATTTCAAAGTCATACACGGCCTGCCTATAATGGCATGGCCCTGGTTATTGTAAAAGCCAGGAAAGGACAGCTGGGTACCATCAAAGTAAAAGCTACAAGTCCGGGCCTGGCATCGGCAAATACAGAGATTACAGCATTTCACTAA
- a CDS encoding alpha-L-fucosidase, with translation MKQLITMVCLFVCIQAGFAQKNIDPKEIHDKMQWFGDAKLGIFIHAGIYAVNGIDESWSFHNKKISYADYMKQLQGFTLKKYDPAYWASLIQESGARYAVITTKHHDGVAMYDTKLSNLSIVKQTPAKKDMVKPFFEELRKRNIKCGAYYSLIDWSSDNYPGFLKDSSRYTVSKDYDRWNRFRAFFQGQIKEISDTFRPDLWWFDGDWEHSAEEWESQKVRTIILSGNPKSIINGRLQGYGDYETPEQNFPVSRPGYNWWELCMTSNDNWGFHHDSNWKTPYEVITIFADVISNGGNLLLDMGPKEDGTIPEEQIHLLKELGAWNKKHEEAIFNTVGGLPQGHFYGPSTLSKDSTTLYLFLHGKVNGQVMIKGLSNKIEEVTVLGNGTKLQSKVVGKISWSPVPGLVYITVPDSVADKYVTVLKIKLDKPLRLYKGHGGLN, from the coding sequence ATGAAGCAGCTTATTACAATGGTTTGCCTGTTTGTTTGTATACAGGCAGGGTTTGCTCAAAAAAACATCGACCCTAAAGAAATTCACGACAAGATGCAATGGTTTGGCGATGCCAAGCTGGGCATATTCATTCATGCAGGTATTTATGCAGTCAACGGTATCGACGAATCCTGGAGTTTTCATAATAAAAAGATCAGCTATGCAGATTATATGAAACAACTGCAGGGCTTCACTTTGAAAAAATACGATCCTGCTTACTGGGCCAGCTTAATACAGGAAAGTGGCGCCCGTTATGCGGTCATCACCACCAAACACCACGATGGGGTAGCGATGTACGACACCAAACTGAGCAACCTCAGCATTGTGAAGCAAACGCCTGCTAAAAAAGATATGGTGAAACCTTTCTTCGAAGAATTGCGCAAGCGCAATATCAAATGTGGCGCGTATTATTCACTGATTGACTGGAGTTCTGATAACTATCCCGGCTTCCTGAAAGACAGTTCGAGGTATACGGTATCAAAGGATTATGACCGATGGAACCGCTTCCGCGCTTTTTTCCAGGGACAGATCAAAGAAATATCCGACACGTTCCGTCCCGATCTCTGGTGGTTTGATGGAGATTGGGAACACAGTGCCGAAGAGTGGGAGTCACAAAAAGTAAGGACGATCATTTTATCGGGCAACCCCAAATCTATCATTAATGGAAGGCTTCAAGGGTACGGCGATTATGAAACGCCGGAACAGAATTTTCCCGTTTCACGTCCCGGCTATAACTGGTGGGAGCTATGCATGACCAGTAATGATAACTGGGGTTTTCATCACGACAGTAACTGGAAAACACCCTATGAGGTGATCACTATTTTTGCAGATGTGATATCGAATGGCGGTAACCTGTTGCTCGATATGGGACCAAAAGAAGATGGCACCATTCCGGAAGAACAGATTCATTTGCTGAAAGAGTTGGGTGCATGGAATAAAAAACACGAAGAAGCTATTTTTAATACGGTGGGCGGATTACCGCAAGGACATTTTTATGGACCCTCTACATTGTCCAAAGACTCTACTACTTTGTACCTGTTCCTGCATGGGAAAGTGAATGGCCAGGTGATGATCAAAGGACTCAGCAATAAAATAGAAGAAGTAACCGTATTGGGCAATGGCACTAAGTTGCAGTCTAAAGTGGTAGGAAAGATTTCCTGGAGCCCTGTTCCCGGCCTGGTTTATATCACCGTACCAGATTCAGTTGCAGATAAATATGTAACCGTATTAAAAATAAAATTAGATAAACCACTCAGGTTGTATAAAGGGCATGGGGGATTGAATTAA